From Nitratidesulfovibrio vulgaris str. Hildenborough, a single genomic window includes:
- a CDS encoding response regulator, with protein sequence MPNLRIIVVDDEQIVALDLRRTLEGLGYIVPAVETDADGAIDAAKRLRPDLVLMDIRLRRGDGVDAAHVITNQFDIPVVFLTAFSDEATLSRAMKAGPFGFLVKPFAERELYSTIEVALLKHRAVREIDEARQAAEHASLAKTSFLAGMSHEIRNTLNGIVGMTELVLDTPLSGEQRESLNTVLASSETLLTLLHDVLDFSRLEARQLRLVERPFSLDRLLKQVVQASRSEAERKNISLDFRVTPDVPDRLTGDATRLTQVLANLVGNAVKFTHKGSVIIEVSAIPQDQTLLESLFPDGPPSSLTLLFSIRDTGIGIADEHLRTIFEAFSQGAEETVQRYGGTGLGLAICRNLVEIMGGSIWARSSEGQGSSFHFTCRLRPETPAINTPSEHAQAPTSSATPASGARPLRVLVVDDDATGRTITCKMLRKRGHVCACAHDGATALQRLTADRFDLVLLDVKMHPMGGLELLRRIRNAQYPGVDRNIPVVAVTAHALKGDRERFLASGMTDYIAKPINARAFNAMLDRFALSASSARDIPVIPDRSALLAPSEVVRRHGGDHNLVEPVWKAFCDEAPRHFALLAGALEEGDAQQAARFNKRLRLASEHAGAVALAMLTERVGLCLVEDDTAGARQLVPRLESLLSRTIGLILSGMGTTEVPPIEHTTD encoded by the coding sequence ATGCCGAATCTTCGTATCATCGTCGTCGACGACGAACAGATCGTCGCACTTGATCTACGGCGCACGCTCGAAGGTCTTGGGTACATAGTGCCTGCCGTCGAGACGGATGCAGACGGAGCCATCGATGCGGCGAAGCGTCTCAGGCCGGACCTCGTTCTGATGGACATCCGCCTGCGGCGCGGTGACGGCGTAGACGCCGCCCATGTCATCACCAACCAGTTCGACATTCCTGTCGTCTTTCTCACCGCCTTCTCCGACGAAGCGACCCTCTCAAGGGCCATGAAAGCCGGGCCGTTCGGCTTTCTTGTCAAGCCCTTTGCCGAACGCGAACTCTACTCCACCATCGAGGTCGCCCTGCTCAAGCACAGGGCCGTTCGCGAAATCGACGAAGCCCGACAGGCTGCGGAACATGCCAGCCTTGCGAAGACGTCGTTCCTCGCAGGCATGAGCCACGAAATACGCAACACCCTGAACGGCATCGTGGGCATGACGGAACTGGTCCTCGATACCCCGCTGTCGGGCGAACAACGCGAAAGCCTGAACACCGTCCTTGCATCTTCCGAGACGCTGCTCACCCTGCTGCACGACGTGCTCGACTTCTCCCGGCTTGAGGCTCGCCAGTTGCGGCTTGTGGAACGTCCCTTCTCACTGGATAGACTGCTGAAGCAGGTTGTGCAGGCATCGCGGTCGGAAGCCGAACGCAAGAACATCTCCCTGGACTTCCGTGTAACGCCCGATGTCCCGGACAGACTGACAGGCGACGCGACACGCCTTACACAGGTACTCGCCAACCTCGTCGGCAATGCCGTCAAGTTCACCCACAAGGGCTCGGTCATCATCGAAGTGAGCGCCATCCCCCAGGACCAGACGCTTCTCGAATCGCTCTTTCCCGACGGGCCGCCCTCAAGCCTCACCCTGCTGTTCTCCATTCGCGACACGGGCATCGGCATCGCCGATGAACACCTCCGCACCATCTTCGAGGCGTTCAGCCAGGGTGCAGAAGAGACGGTCCAACGCTATGGCGGCACGGGGCTTGGTCTCGCCATCTGCCGAAACCTCGTCGAAATCATGGGCGGCAGCATATGGGCCCGCAGTAGCGAAGGACAGGGAAGCAGCTTTCACTTCACCTGCCGTCTACGGCCCGAGACGCCTGCCATCAACACACCTTCCGAACACGCTCAGGCCCCGACCTCTTCAGCGACACCCGCATCAGGAGCACGCCCGCTTCGGGTGCTGGTGGTGGACGATGACGCCACGGGCCGGACGATAACCTGCAAGATGCTCCGCAAGAGAGGGCATGTCTGTGCCTGCGCCCACGATGGTGCCACGGCCCTCCAGCGACTCACCGCCGACCGGTTCGACCTCGTCCTGCTGGACGTCAAGATGCACCCCATGGGCGGGCTGGAATTGCTGCGACGCATCCGCAACGCCCAGTACCCCGGAGTCGACCGCAACATCCCCGTCGTAGCCGTCACGGCACATGCCCTCAAGGGCGACCGCGAACGCTTCCTGGCTTCGGGCATGACCGACTACATCGCCAAGCCCATCAACGCCCGAGCCTTCAACGCCATGCTCGACAGGTTCGCCCTTTCGGCATCGTCTGCGCGGGACATTCCCGTCATCCCCGACAGGTCGGCCCTGCTTGCCCCGTCCGAGGTCGTCCGGCGGCACGGGGGAGACCACAACCTTGTCGAACCGGTCTGGAAGGCGTTCTGCGATGAGGCCCCCCGGCATTTCGCTCTGCTCGCCGGAGCCCTTGAAGAAGGTGACGCACAACAAGCCGCACGCTTCAACAAACGGCTGCGCCTCGCTTCGGAGCATGCTGGCGCCGTGGCCCTTGCCATGTTGACGGAACGCGTGGGATTGTGCCTTGTCGAAGACGACACCGCAGGAGCAAGGCAACTCGTTCCACGACTGGAATCATTGCTCTCGCGCACCATCGGCCTCATTCTGTCCGGCATGGGCACGACGGAAGTGCCCCCCATCGAACACACCACAGACTGA
- a CDS encoding PAS domain-containing sensor histidine kinase → MPTPPSAISPPFLEGDTPFSSAVARLVEQLSDAPDCSGSPLGTTAAVLQPLTGWPPAEFLTRLLADLSSENNLPTIERAILRQASGDFSPFALTLRGRSGPVHIQIAARPVGSGATIAAMPLPLAESIPTGDLRSERSRLLNLLDRLPGYVMLIGSDHRIRYENRASRQLFGPGVGKACHEVLRGSPTPCAHCPPCEVFETRTLCVSDWTRKNGSAFRVYAYPFEDIDGSSLVLKLGLDITTGVKALEALSRSEERSRSITDNLAQGIAVIDPALRIEAANPRMLQWFGLDPVGMPLCRLLHDFCGDGNSRCSGCPAIDVFRDGATHQRSFVLHLPGQPEERNFRLQACPISTQGQSVEAAVIMLDDETDRLRVERQLAQARRLEALGTLATGVAHEINQPLSALRLYAGGLEMLVEKRPVVDRDMLLERLSRILREADRIRDIIEHMRALVTHGDIQCRPTSIAHACAEAFGLIGAQLRNHGIDASLDIAPDLPDVLAVPVQLEQTLINLIVNAMHALDASRQPARDITVSARRHGNRVALSVEDNGPGLGLMEDRVFDPFFTTKDAHSGMGLGLALVHGFVESWGGTITAASRRPPRTGAVFTIMLNASEAAPPCPAASRPSPSGLGPAPTPDNGDPSCAS, encoded by the coding sequence ATGCCCACGCCCCCCTCCGCCATCAGTCCCCCCTTCCTTGAAGGGGACACCCCTTTCTCGTCCGCCGTCGCGCGCCTCGTCGAGCAGCTTTCCGATGCGCCCGACTGCTCCGGTTCCCCTCTCGGCACCACAGCTGCCGTCCTGCAACCGCTCACGGGCTGGCCCCCTGCGGAGTTCCTCACGAGGCTACTCGCGGACCTCTCGTCCGAGAACAACCTGCCGACCATAGAACGGGCCATTCTGCGGCAGGCCAGTGGCGACTTCTCGCCTTTCGCACTCACGCTTCGTGGCCGTTCGGGCCCCGTCCACATCCAGATAGCGGCCAGACCCGTGGGCAGCGGTGCCACCATCGCCGCCATGCCGCTGCCGCTTGCCGAGAGCATACCCACCGGCGACCTTCGCAGTGAACGCTCGCGCCTGCTCAACCTTCTGGACAGGCTGCCGGGATACGTGATGCTGATAGGTTCCGACCACAGGATTCGCTACGAGAACAGGGCTTCTCGGCAGTTGTTCGGCCCCGGGGTGGGCAAGGCCTGCCACGAAGTACTGCGCGGCAGTCCCACGCCCTGTGCGCACTGCCCGCCATGCGAAGTCTTCGAGACCCGCACACTCTGCGTCAGCGACTGGACCCGGAAGAACGGTTCGGCCTTCAGGGTGTACGCCTATCCCTTCGAGGATATCGACGGCTCATCCCTTGTGCTCAAACTGGGGCTCGACATCACCACAGGCGTGAAGGCCCTTGAAGCGCTCTCACGCAGCGAGGAGCGTTCACGGTCGATTACCGACAACCTTGCGCAGGGCATTGCCGTCATCGACCCCGCCCTGCGCATAGAAGCGGCCAACCCCCGCATGTTGCAGTGGTTCGGCCTCGACCCAGTGGGCATGCCCCTGTGCAGACTGCTTCATGACTTCTGCGGTGATGGCAACAGCCGCTGTTCAGGCTGCCCGGCCATCGATGTCTTCCGAGACGGCGCAACGCACCAGCGCAGCTTCGTACTGCACCTGCCGGGGCAGCCCGAAGAGCGCAACTTCAGGCTACAGGCCTGCCCCATCTCCACGCAGGGCCAGTCTGTCGAAGCGGCCGTCATCATGCTTGACGACGAGACCGACCGGCTGCGCGTCGAACGTCAACTGGCACAGGCGCGCAGGCTGGAGGCACTGGGTACACTGGCCACAGGCGTCGCGCATGAAATCAACCAGCCCCTGAGCGCGTTGCGGCTGTATGCCGGGGGGCTTGAGATGCTGGTGGAGAAGCGACCTGTGGTCGACCGCGACATGCTCCTCGAACGGCTGTCGCGCATCCTGCGCGAGGCGGACCGCATACGTGACATCATCGAGCACATGCGGGCGCTGGTCACGCACGGTGATATCCAGTGTCGTCCCACGTCCATCGCCCATGCCTGTGCCGAGGCCTTCGGTCTCATCGGGGCGCAGTTGCGCAATCACGGCATCGACGCGTCGCTCGACATCGCGCCCGACCTTCCTGATGTGCTCGCCGTTCCAGTGCAGCTTGAACAGACCCTGATCAACCTCATCGTCAACGCCATGCACGCGCTCGACGCATCACGACAGCCTGCGCGCGACATCACCGTCTCTGCAAGACGCCACGGAAACCGGGTCGCGCTCTCCGTCGAGGACAACGGGCCCGGTCTCGGCCTCATGGAGGACAGGGTGTTCGACCCCTTCTTCACCACCAAGGACGCCCATTCCGGCATGGGGCTGGGCCTTGCGCTGGTCCACGGGTTCGTCGAATCGTGGGGCGGCACCATCACCGCAGCAAGCAGGCGCCCCCCACGAACCGGGGCGGTTTTCACCATCATGCTCAACGCTTCGGAGGCAGCCCCCCCGTGTCCTGCAGCTTCCCGCCCGTCCCCTTCCGGTCTTGGACCGGCACCAACGCCTGATAACGGAGACCCGTCTTGCGCATCCTGA
- a CDS encoding sigma-54-dependent transcriptional regulator: MRILIVDDNATSLESLRTVLEDLGHQATAVPHPHRAIEEAARTFYPLIITDIRMPDMDGLELLAHLKSDTATAKSNVVLITGHGDMETAVEALRRGAYDYLNKPINARELAIVVDRCAEHMALVSENATLRSDMEGRVAQATTALRQDLEAARLRLRNVSGIGDIVTASPAMRRILEEAAIFHADPSVPVLVEGETGTGKEVVARLVHFGHDGDDRPFIDLNCAAIPTELFESELFGHEAGAYTGSRSGGSPGKLELAADGTLFLDEVAELPLHLQPKLLRVLEERTFYRLGGLKRRNFRARIVCAANRDLEQMVENGLFRRDLYHRLRVGHLILPPLRERREDIPEMAALFLRREAARKKKQFTGIDDEALALLQSAVWKGNVRELENTIERAVLLHDGTLLRPEHLVLPIRLSDDVSHRTGSEGPPANEVLTSTPEDFRIPDEGMNLHEFVERLVEQALQRCNGNKTRAATLLGLSRFALLRRLRK; this comes from the coding sequence TTGCGCATCCTGATAGTCGATGACAACGCCACCAGCCTCGAAAGCCTCCGCACCGTGCTGGAAGACCTCGGGCATCAGGCCACTGCCGTGCCGCATCCGCACCGGGCCATCGAAGAAGCGGCCCGTACGTTCTACCCGCTGATAATCACCGACATCCGCATGCCTGACATGGACGGGCTTGAGCTTCTCGCCCACCTCAAGTCGGATACGGCCACGGCGAAGAGCAATGTGGTCCTCATCACCGGCCACGGCGACATGGAGACAGCCGTGGAAGCCCTGCGACGCGGGGCCTACGACTACCTCAACAAGCCCATCAACGCCCGCGAACTCGCCATCGTGGTCGACCGCTGTGCAGAGCATATGGCGCTGGTCTCGGAAAACGCCACTCTCCGTTCCGACATGGAAGGACGTGTTGCGCAGGCCACAACGGCATTGCGGCAGGACCTTGAAGCGGCTCGTCTGCGGCTTCGCAACGTCTCGGGCATCGGAGACATCGTCACAGCCTCGCCCGCCATGCGGCGCATCCTCGAAGAAGCCGCCATCTTCCATGCCGACCCTTCCGTACCCGTCCTTGTCGAAGGCGAAACGGGCACCGGCAAGGAGGTCGTGGCAAGACTCGTCCATTTCGGACACGACGGCGACGACAGGCCCTTCATCGACCTCAACTGCGCCGCCATCCCCACCGAACTGTTCGAGAGCGAGCTCTTCGGACACGAGGCGGGAGCCTACACCGGAAGCCGGAGCGGAGGCTCGCCGGGGAAGCTCGAACTGGCAGCCGACGGCACTCTTTTCCTGGACGAAGTGGCTGAACTGCCCTTGCATCTGCAACCCAAGCTCTTGCGCGTCCTTGAAGAACGCACCTTCTACAGGCTGGGCGGCCTCAAGCGGCGCAACTTCCGCGCACGCATCGTATGCGCGGCCAACCGCGACCTCGAGCAGATGGTCGAAAACGGCCTGTTCAGACGCGACCTCTATCATCGGCTTCGGGTCGGGCACCTCATCCTGCCACCGTTGCGTGAAAGGCGCGAAGACATCCCGGAGATGGCAGCCCTCTTCCTGCGCCGGGAAGCCGCCCGCAAGAAAAAGCAATTCACGGGCATCGACGATGAAGCACTCGCCCTGCTGCAAAGCGCCGTCTGGAAGGGTAACGTCCGCGAACTGGAAAACACCATCGAACGCGCGGTCCTGCTGCATGACGGGACGCTGCTTCGCCCGGAGCACCTCGTCCTCCCCATCAGGCTTTCGGACGATGTGTCCCACAGGACCGGGTCCGAGGGCCCCCCTGCCAACGAAGTCCTCACGTCGACACCGGAAGACTTTCGCATCCCTGACGAGGGCATGAACCTGCATGAGTTCGTCGAACGCCTCGTAGAACAGGCCCTGCAACGCTGCAACGGAAACAAGACCCGCGCGGCCACCCTTCTCGGCCTCTCGCGCTTCGCCCTGCTGCGCCGCCTCCGCAAATAG